In Cyclobacteriaceae bacterium, the DNA window TTTCTAAAATTCTGCCTCTAATTCTCCGTTAAATCCCACATGCTGTTACGTCTCTCTTTGTATTGGTTGAGTCATATCGTGATCCGCTGGCAATTGCTCCTAACCCTTCTGGTGCTTTGGCTGGGTGGCATGTGGCTCAAAGCCAATTATGGTCAGGACGATTCCAATATGTGGATCGTTATGTATCAGTTTGTCCGTATCATCCAGTGGGCGATCGTCGGACTTTTTTCCATCAGCCTTTTGACGGCCCTTACTACCTGGGGACTCTTTATATATAATGTCAGGCAGAAGAAGATCAGTGTGCAGGTTCAATTCGGAGACGGTCAACAGGCAGAGGCGGGATATGCAATGCTGGTGATTTCCTTAACCGGAACAGTGATCCGTCCATTACTTGGAACGATTCGCGGTCGACTGGTATTTGCCGGAAAGAAATTATCAGAAGTGATTCTTCTGGATACCGATGTTTTCAAGAAGAGAGGATTCCTTCGTCATGCTATTAAGGGAACGGGCAGGACACTTCTTCATGATCGTGGAATTTATGATGTTGAAAAGGTTCATATCCTGTTTTATGATATGTTCAGTCTGATCGCACTTCCCTGCAGTGTGCCATTCACACAGCAGCTTTACACATTGCCAAAGGAATTGAGGAAAGAGAGAGTGGATGCTCAGCCGAATTCTACGGAAGAACAAAAGCATAGAATTGAAATTCCACGCAGGGTAGAAGGAGAGTATATTAGTTATAAAGAGTTTGAATCAGGTGATAACATCCGCAGGATAGTATGGAAGATCTATGCGAAGAGCGGACAGCTTGTTGTAAGAATACCAGAAACGAAAGATCCTTATGCATCGCACCTTTATTTCTATGCAAGCTTCTATGAGGGATTTGATCTGAACGATGGAACCTTTGATACAGAATTGCTGAATGTCTATAAGGACAAAGTGAGAAATGTTTTTGAGGCTTTGCAAAAGAACGGTTATGATGTAAGGATCCCTCAGGATCAGGAGATAGCCAGGCTTTCCGGCATGAGTGATAAAAAGAATGAGTTGTTTCAGATCACCGCTGCTTCCTGGCAGAAAGGCAACTCACCGAATTCGTATGTGAATGTTAACAAGGCTGCGTTCGTCTGTCTTTCTGCATTGACGCCTGTATCAGAAATTGAAATGCTGATAAAGACCTTACCGATGAGTGTTCCGCTGGTGGTAGTAAGATTATCGGATGCGATTGCTTCTCCCTTTAAGATAGCAGTAAAAGATATTTTCTTCCGTCCGGAAAAGAATCCGGTAGATAAGCTTCGTAAACCGTGGTTTGTTTCTCCTTTGCGACAACGCATTCTCAAAAATGAAAATGAAATTGAAAGGGTTTTGAAGTCACGCGGAAATGCGTGGCTGGTACGATCCATTGATGTAACAGAATGATACAGGTAAGTATGCGAGATAGATTTGTGCAGTTATTGATACGATGGATTTTTATTGTCCTCCCGACGGCGGTCATCGGGTACATCACTCTTGTCTATGTAAATTTTTCATACACCGCCCTCACTTCAAATATTCTTACACAGTCCATTTATTTTGGAACCGGTCTCCTGATTGCTTACTCACTTTACTTTTTCAGGATCCGCTGGCTGGTCACCTTTATCTTATTGTGGTTTGCATATTGGCTCATTGGTAAGATCATTGTCAAGCTTCCTGGAGAGTTTGATGTGTTTTATGCAACGGCGCGGTTTCAATTGTATTCAGCGCTCTTCATTCTTGGATGGATCTTCGGATTTCTCCTGGTTCGTGTAAAGTTCTCATACATTATTCTTTTTGGAATACTGGGAGTATCTACCGTCGTGGCCATCTCAAACACGGTTGATGTCAGCATTTCCTACATTCTTTATCATTTGTTGCCAGTGGTGGTGTATGGTTTGTACATGCTTTTTGTTTCCCCTCTGCTGGTGTATGATGTTGAAATGGATTTGAAAAAGTCCGGCAGATTGGTTCTACGGTTTGCGCTGTTTTTAATATTAGTAATTCTCGCTTTTCTTTTTGTCGGAAATCTCCTGAGGGATGATCTCAAGGCAGTTGAGAAGGAGCTTGTTGACAGGGGCGCAAAATCGGATAAAGACGGAGACAAGAAGGAGAAAGATGGTGGTTATGATCAGCGCTATGGCCTGATGGATAAGCCTGGGGGCAAAGACGATGGCTTCAAATTAAAAGATACGATGAAGATCAGCTCTAAGATGAGCCAGTCCGATCAGTTGATGTTCTGCAGTCGCCTGAATAATTACTTTCCTGATGGCACACCGCAGCCTTTGTATTTTGTTTATCACTATCTGACAAAGTATGATCCTGCCAAGGAAAGCTTCATTCGTGATGCAAATGTTCCCTACCTCGATGAGTTTGATGCAGATCCATCGGAAGTGGCCATCTTTCACTCACGGCAGGATAGCTCAGTTATTAGAAATGCATTGGGTAAGAAGAACCGGAAGGTTGTTGAATCGGAAGTCTATCTTTCCTCCAACACATGGAAGCACGCTTTGCTTGCACCAGCAAGTGCTTTTTATATTCAATCGATACCTGTTGAGAAGGATTTCCAGAAGACATTTATATCTGCCTATAAAGTAAAGTCGTACGTATCTGAATTGAACAATGCATACTTCGTTTACAATCCTTCTGCCAATCCACAACTGGAATCTTTTCAGGAAGAGCGTTACAGTGAATTGAGAACGGTCAGAGATTATTCAAAGGTAGATCCGGAATTCTATAATTATTACATAGACATGCCGAAGGGTGTTATCTATGATTCCATCGCATTGCTGGCAAAGAAGATTACTGCGGGCATTGTCAATCCTGCCGACAAGGTGCTTGCCATCAGGGATCACTTTCTCGCCCGTGATAAAAATGGAAAAAGGATTTTCAGATACACACTCAAGCCCGGAACGCCGAGTGATCCAAACATTCCTAACACATCGATGCTGAATGATTTTCTCTTCAAAACACATGCAGGATATTGCACTTACTATGCAGGAGCTTCGTTGTTTTTACTCCGTTCGGTAGGAATACCTGCACGCTTCACCACAGGCTTTGCAACCATCAACAGAAGTGATAAGAATAAAGGATGGTATTGGTTTTATGCCAGTCAGGCGCATGCATGGACGCAAGTCTACTTTCCTGGATATGGATGGATGGACTTTGATATGACCATTGGTAATGAAGATCAGCAAAACGCACCGAAGCCTGATGGAACTCCACCTTTGCCGCCACCCGAACCCTGGCTGGTGTTGAATGCAAAAGCAGAATCGGTTGTTGGGGATAAATCAAAAAGAATGGATGCCACCTTCAGCAACATCATTTACTTTGATGAGAAGTATCAGTTGAACAAATCAGTCACACGTTCCATTGATGTTTCTGTATGTCGTGTGTTGTATGATAAAAAGGATACTACATTATCTGCGATAACAGCAGGAGATTCGTTGGTTATTGTTTCCTATAAAGACGAGGCGAAGGCTATTCCGAAACCAAGAAAGGGAGTGTCTATTGAGAATCAGGTTGATAATTTCCCTGCGCCAATTGTCGCTGATGAGATTCATATAAAGCCTAAACCAAAGAAAGAGAAGAAGGAGGATGTGAAGGGTGATCGCAAGAACGTGGAAGAGAAGGGAATGTCATGGAAAGAAATGTTATTGCTGGCGGGTAAAATTGCTGGAGGCGTGATCGTGTTTATTTTCCTTCTGCCACTGCTATATCTTATTTATCTGGTGATCAGGACTTCGTTAGCAAAAAATGATGCGACAAAGGCTGATGCTATTTATCAGACTGCATTGTATCAATTCCATATGGCGGGAGCTGAAAGGATTGCTCAAACGCCTTTGGATTATGCCCGAACGAAAGTGGATCCTGTATTTAATACGAGCTTCTATACCTTTATGACGGTCTATCTCCGGTTGAAATATGGAAGGGGCACTTTACGTGAGGGAGATGCCGAGATCATTCATCAGTTTGGCAATAGTAAAGCTTCTGCAATTCGCAAAACGAAAGGATTCTTTAAAGTGGCCTTAAATTATTTCAACATCGTCCTGGCCAGCCGGTATTTTTTACAATCAGAAAACGAATACGAAAATCAATAAATGTTATGAACGAAAGCACTCATTCATCAAAGCTCCTGACACTCGCAGAAAATATTGGAAAGATCATCCGTGGTAAGCCGCAGGAGATCAACTATGTGATCACTGCTTTGCTGGCCAAGGGTCATATTCTTCTGGAAGATAATCCGGGGGCCGGAAAAACTGTGCTGGCGAAAACACTGGCTCAATCTATT includes these proteins:
- a CDS encoding DUF58 domain-containing protein, producing MLLRLSLYWLSHIVIRWQLLLTLLVLWLGGMWLKANYGQDDSNMWIVMYQFVRIIQWAIVGLFSISLLTALTTWGLFIYNVRQKKISVQVQFGDGQQAEAGYAMLVISLTGTVIRPLLGTIRGRLVFAGKKLSEVILLDTDVFKKRGFLRHAIKGTGRTLLHDRGIYDVEKVHILFYDMFSLIALPCSVPFTQQLYTLPKELRKERVDAQPNSTEEQKHRIEIPRRVEGEYISYKEFESGDNIRRIVWKIYAKSGQLVVRIPETKDPYASHLYFYASFYEGFDLNDGTFDTELLNVYKDKVRNVFEALQKNGYDVRIPQDQEIARLSGMSDKKNELFQITAASWQKGNSPNSYVNVNKAAFVCLSALTPVSEIEMLIKTLPMSVPLVVVRLSDAIASPFKIAVKDIFFRPEKNPVDKLRKPWFVSPLRQRILKNENEIERVLKSRGNAWLVRSIDVTE